A genomic window from Hypomesus transpacificus isolate Combined female chromosome 15, fHypTra1, whole genome shotgun sequence includes:
- the LOC124478128 gene encoding protein yippee-like 2 → MVRMTRSKTFQAYLPSCHRTYSCIHCRAHLANHDELISKSFQGSQGRAYLFNSVVNVGCGPAEERVLLTGLHAVADIYCENCKTTLGWKYEHAFESSQKYKEGKFIIELAHMIKDNGWD, encoded by the exons ATGGTCAGGATGACGCGCTCCAAGACCTTCCAGGCCTACCTGCCCAGCTGCCACCGCACCTACAGCTGCATCCACTGCAGAGCTCACCTGGCCAACCACGACGAGCTCATCTCCAAG tccttccAGGGTAGCCAAGGAAGAGCCTATCTCTTCAACTCTGT gGTGAACGTGGGCTGTGGACCTGCTGAGGAGAGGGTACTGCTTACTGGCCTGCACGCTGTGGCAGACATCTACTGTGAGAACTGCAAGACCACACTGGGGTGGAAATAC GAGCATGCCTTTGAGAGCAGTCAGAAGTATAAGGAGGGCAAGTTCATCATCGAACTGGCTCACATGATCAAGGACAACGGCTGGGACTGA
- the hip1 gene encoding huntingtin-interacting protein 1, giving the protein MDRVKSSMQQVPNAIPKALIRRTTGAANSLEVEKENFERSQAVSINKAINIQEVAVKEKHARTCILGTHHEKGAHTFWAAVNRLPLSSNAVLCWKFCHVFHKLLRDGHPNVIKDSMRNKSDLSDMSRMWGHLSEGYGKLCSIYLKLLITKMEFHIKNPRFPGNLQMSNRQLDEAGESDVNNFFQLTVEMFDYLECELNLFLNVFSSLDMSRSVSVTAAGQCRLAPLIQVILDSSHLYDYTVKLLFKLHSCEWLPLLVTQHADTKWPQVAVETQFDDLFGTSAATDPFNFNSQNGLRRDDKDRVIEQLTREIQALKEELESFKLESGRLCQALRGRVSELEAELAEQSHLRMQALGESEFLRAELEDLRRVREDTEKEQRSLTEIERKAQANEQRYTKLKEKYTELVQSHADLLRKNAEVTRQMTVVQAVQDEVEAVRREMQEKVKATREAADKQELDQVQQLQELQRELLSSRAELDGLRNTVTSSQQSSEELASQLSGLEAQKAELAQTLSAKEEELSGLGEQLEHVQSALTSERESGVKAAEALQNQLNEKESREQVLESQLLATRWAALQGAVEEAERIVQDSLTQIDDPAHISCTSSADYLASRCQASMVCVERLHSARDGYLADHTGASELVRALTQLAHLVGDTIVQGSATSHMVPVEQADALSDSVKACGAETLALLGQMKQEDSLAAADCTTLRGALGTILATAETLRPKGLELQQGELGDLVEQEMAATSAAVESAAARIEKMLNKSRAVDSGIKMEVNEKILASCTELMQAIKVLVLSSKDLQRDIVESGRGAASMKEFYVKNSRWTEGLISASKAVGWGATVMVDAADLVVQGKGKFEELMVCSHEIAASTAQLVAASKVKADKDSTNLVRLQRASRGVTQATAGVVASTKSGKSQIEEKDTMDFSSMTLTQIKRQEMDSQVQVLELETRLQRERERLGELRKKHYELAGVAEGWGEEEEGTG; this is encoded by the exons ATGGATCGTGTGAAAAGCTCCATGCAGCAAGTACCGAACGCAATTCCTAAAGCTTTGATCCGACGGACCACTGGTGCTGCCAACAGTTTGGAAGTTGAAAAGGAGAACTTTGAGCGCAGCCAG GCTGTGAGCATCAACAAGGCAATCAACATACAGGAAGTGGCCGTCAAAGAGAAGCATGCCAGGA CCTGCATCTTGGGGACCCACCATGAAAAGGGGGCCCATACGTTCTGGGCAGCAGTCAACCGTCTGCCCCTGTCCAGCAACGCTGTGTTATGCTGGAAGTTCTGCCACGTCTTCCACAAGCTCCTGCGAGACGGACATCCCAAC GTGATAAAGGACTCCATGAGGAACAAATCCGATCTCAGCGACATGAGCAGGATGTGG GGTCACCTGAGTGAGGGATATGGAAAGCTGTGCAGTATCTACCTTAAACTGCTCATCACCAAGATGGAGTTCCACATCAAA aATCCCCGTTTCCCGGGCAACCTTCAGATGTCCAACCGGCAGCTCGACGAGGCAGGAGAGAGCGACGTCAACAACTT CTTCCAGTTGACGGTGGAGATGTTTGATTACCTGGAGTGTGAGCTGAACCTGTTCCTGAACG TGTTCAGCTCTCTGGACATGTCTCGGTCAGTGTCCGTGACGGCGGCAGGGCAGTGTCGGCTTGCTCCTCTCATCCAGGTGATCCTGGACAGCAGCCACCTGTACGACTACACGGTCAAGCTTCTCTTCAAGCTGCACTCCTGTGAGtggctccctctgctggtcacACAGCATGCAGACACAAA ATGGCCCCAGGTCGCCGTGGAGACCCAGTTTGACGACCTGTTCGGCACCTCGGCCGCAACCGACCCCTTCAACTTCAACAGCCAGAACGGCCTGCGCAGGGACGACAA GGACCGTGTGATCGAGCAGCTGACCAGAGAGATCCAGGCTttgaaggaggagctggagtcCTTCAAACTGGAg agtggCAGGCTGTGCCAGGCGCTGCGCGGGCGCGTCAGCGAGCTGGAGGCGGAGCTGGCGGAGCAGAGCCACCTGAGGATGCAGGCCCTGGGGGAGAGCGAGTTCCTGCGGGCCGAGCTGGAGGACCTGCGTCGGGTCAGGGAGGACACGGAGAAGGAGCAGCGCAGCCTGACGGAGATCGAGA gGAAGGCCCAAGCTAACGAGCAGCGCTACACCAAGCTGAAGGAGAAGTACACCGAGCTGGTGCAGAGTCACGCCGACCTGCTGAGGAAG AACGCCGAGGTGACCCGGCAGATGACGGTGGTGCAGGCGGTGCAGGACGAGGTGGAGGCCGTGCGGAGGGAGATGCAGGAGAAGGTGAAGGCCACTCGGGAGGCGGCCGACaaacag GAGCTGGATCAGGTGCAGCAGCTTCAGGAGTTGCAGAGAGAGCTGCTGtccagcagagcagagctggaCGGCCTCAGGAACACCGTCACCTCCTCCCAACAG TCGAGCGAGGAGCTAGCCTCTCAGCTGTCCGGCCTGGAGGCCCAGAAGGCGGAGCTGGCGCAGACGCTGTCCGCCAAAGAGGAGGAGCTTAGCGGCCTGGGGGAACAGCTGGAGCACGTGCAGAGCGCGCTGACcagcgagagggagagcggCGTGAAGGCGGCCGAGGCCCTGCAGAACCAGCTGAACGAGAAG gaGAGCAGGGAGCAGGTTCTGGAGAGCCAGCTGCTGGCCACGCGCTGGGCCGCCCTGCAGGGGGCCGTGGAGGAGGCCGAGAGGATCGTCCAGGACTCCCTGACCCAGATAGACGACCCGGCGCACATCAGCTGCACCAGCTCTGCAG ACTACCTGGCGTCCAGGTGTCAGGCCTCTATGGTCTGTGTGGAGAGACTTCACTCTGCCAGAGACGGGTACCTAGCGGACCACACTG GGGCGTCTGAGCTGGTGCGCGCCCTCACCCAGCTGGCCCACCTGGTGGGGGACACCATCGTCCAGGGCAGCGCCACCTCCCACATGGTGCCGGTGGAGCAGGCGGacg CCCTGTCGGACAGTGTGAAGGCGTGCGGGGCGGAGACTCTGGCCCTGCTGGGTCAGATGAAACAGGAGGACAGCCTGGCCGCCGCAGACTGCACCACCCTGAGGGGAGCGCTGGGCACCATCCTAGCCACCGCTGAA ACGCTGCGCCCTAAGGGTCTGGAGCTGCAGCAGGGGGAGCTGGGagacctggtggagcaggagatgGCCGCCACCTCGGCCGCTGTGGAGTCGGCCGCCGCCAGGATTGAG AAAATGCTCAACAAGTCTCGTGCGGTGGACAGCGGGATTAAGATGGAGGTTAATGAGAA GATCCTGGCGTCCTGTACAGAGCTGATGCAGGCCATCAAGGTGCTGGTGCTGTCTTCCAAAGATCTGCAGAGGGACATTGTGGAGAGCGGCAGG ggggcagcctCCATGAAGGAGTTCTACGTCAAGAACTCTCGCTGGACGGAAGGCCTCATCTCGGCTTCTAAAGCGGTGGGCTGGGGAGCCACAGTGATGGT GGACGCCGCGGATCTGGTGGTGCAGGGGAAGGGCAAGTTCGAGGAGCTGATGGTGTGTTCCCACGAGATAGCAGCCAGCACCGCTCAGCTGGTGGCCGCATCCAAA gtgaaGGCAGACAAGGACAGCACCAACCTGGTGCGCCTGCAGCGGGCGTCCCGGGGGGTGACCCAGGCCACCGCGGGGGTGGTCGCCTCCACCAAGTCTGGGAAGTCCCAGATCGAGGAGAAGG aCACCATGGACTTCTCCAGCATGACCCTCACCCAGATCAAACGCCAGGAGATGGACTCCCAG GTCCAGGTTCTGGAGCTGGAGACTCgactgcagagggagagagagcgtctGGGAGAGCTGAGGAAGAAACACTACGAGCTGGCGGGCGTAGCTGAGGGctggggcgaggaggaggagg gtACAGGTTAA
- the bcl7bb gene encoding B-cell CLL/lymphoma 7 protein family member B-B isoform X1, whose protein sequence is MSGRSGRAETRSRAKDDIKKVLAAIEKVRKWEKKWVTVGDTSLRIFKWVPVTDTKQIYRSKSTGGEVQGLKDVVLENTSSALLDFQDENSNQSFMSDVYQPKVDGSSSSSSQHASDAVSPVSHTFTIRSEDPQPPMLGQERVDEPLQPQQEGADEPPTLIKEDLLLPCSVRVRAPSTEEEVEGPGGAPPLKKICREQNAILR, encoded by the exons ATGTCTGGGAGGTCAGGGCGTGCAGAAACTCGTAGTCGCGCTAAAGATGACATTAAAAAGGTtctggcagcaattgaaaaagTGCGTAAATG GGAGAAGAAGTGGGTCACAGTGGGAGACACCTCCCTGCGTATTTTCAAGTGGGTACCTGTAACAGATACCAAACAG ATTTACCGCAGCAAATCAACAGGTGGAGAGGTTCAAGGCCTGAAAGATGTTGTCTTAGAGAACACCAGCTCTGCCTTACTAGATTTTCAAG ATGAGAACAGCAACCAGAGCTTCATGTCTGATGTGTACCAGCCTAAAGTGGACGGCAGCAGCTCCTCCAGTTCACAGCATGCCAGCGATGCAGTCAGTCCTGTTTCCCACACTTTCACCATCCGTTCAGAGGACCCTCAGCCTCCAATGCTGGGTCAGGAGAGAGTGGATG AGCCACTGCAGCCCCAACAGGAAGGTGCAGATGAGCCTCCCACATTGATCAAGGAGGACCTGCTCTTGCCGTGCAGTGTTCGAGTGAGGGCTCCAAGCACAGAG GAGGAAGTGGAAGGACCAGGAGGAGCCCCCCCGTTGAAAAAGATTTGCAGAGAGCAAAATGCCATTCTCAGATAG
- the bcl7bb gene encoding B-cell CLL/lymphoma 7 protein family member B-B isoform X2, producing MSGRSGRAETRSRAKDDIKKVLAAIEKVRKWEKKWVTVGDTSLRIFKWVPVTDTKQIYRSKSTGGEVQGLKDVVLENTSSALLDFQDENSNQSFMSDVYQPKVDGSSSSSSQHASDAVSPVSHTFTIRSEDPQPPMLEPLQPQQEGADEPPTLIKEDLLLPCSVRVRAPSTEEEVEGPGGAPPLKKICREQNAILR from the exons ATGTCTGGGAGGTCAGGGCGTGCAGAAACTCGTAGTCGCGCTAAAGATGACATTAAAAAGGTtctggcagcaattgaaaaagTGCGTAAATG GGAGAAGAAGTGGGTCACAGTGGGAGACACCTCCCTGCGTATTTTCAAGTGGGTACCTGTAACAGATACCAAACAG ATTTACCGCAGCAAATCAACAGGTGGAGAGGTTCAAGGCCTGAAAGATGTTGTCTTAGAGAACACCAGCTCTGCCTTACTAGATTTTCAAG ATGAGAACAGCAACCAGAGCTTCATGTCTGATGTGTACCAGCCTAAAGTGGACGGCAGCAGCTCCTCCAGTTCACAGCATGCCAGCGATGCAGTCAGTCCTGTTTCCCACACTTTCACCATCCGTTCAGAGGACCCTCAGCCTCCAATGCTGG AGCCACTGCAGCCCCAACAGGAAGGTGCAGATGAGCCTCCCACATTGATCAAGGAGGACCTGCTCTTGCCGTGCAGTGTTCGAGTGAGGGCTCCAAGCACAGAG GAGGAAGTGGAAGGACCAGGAGGAGCCCCCCCGTTGAAAAAGATTTGCAGAGAGCAAAATGCCATTCTCAGATAG
- the bcl7bb gene encoding B-cell CLL/lymphoma 7 protein family member B-B isoform X4, whose product MTLKRFWQQLKKEKKWVTVGDTSLRIFKWVPVTDTKQIYRSKSTGGEVQGLKDVVLENTSSALLDFQDENSNQSFMSDVYQPKVDGSSSSSSQHASDAVSPVSHTFTIRSEDPQPPMLEPLQPQQEGADEPPTLIKEDLLLPCSVRVRAPSTEEEVEGPGGAPPLKKICREQNAILR is encoded by the exons ATGACATTAAAAAGGTtctggcagcaattgaaaaa GGAGAAGAAGTGGGTCACAGTGGGAGACACCTCCCTGCGTATTTTCAAGTGGGTACCTGTAACAGATACCAAACAG ATTTACCGCAGCAAATCAACAGGTGGAGAGGTTCAAGGCCTGAAAGATGTTGTCTTAGAGAACACCAGCTCTGCCTTACTAGATTTTCAAG ATGAGAACAGCAACCAGAGCTTCATGTCTGATGTGTACCAGCCTAAAGTGGACGGCAGCAGCTCCTCCAGTTCACAGCATGCCAGCGATGCAGTCAGTCCTGTTTCCCACACTTTCACCATCCGTTCAGAGGACCCTCAGCCTCCAATGCTGG AGCCACTGCAGCCCCAACAGGAAGGTGCAGATGAGCCTCCCACATTGATCAAGGAGGACCTGCTCTTGCCGTGCAGTGTTCGAGTGAGGGCTCCAAGCACAGAG GAGGAAGTGGAAGGACCAGGAGGAGCCCCCCCGTTGAAAAAGATTTGCAGAGAGCAAAATGCCATTCTCAGATAG
- the bcl7bb gene encoding B-cell CLL/lymphoma 7 protein family member B-B isoform X3: protein MTLKRFWQQLKKEKKWVTVGDTSLRIFKWVPVTDTKQIYRSKSTGGEVQGLKDVVLENTSSALLDFQDENSNQSFMSDVYQPKVDGSSSSSSQHASDAVSPVSHTFTIRSEDPQPPMLGQERVDEPLQPQQEGADEPPTLIKEDLLLPCSVRVRAPSTEEEVEGPGGAPPLKKICREQNAILR from the exons ATGACATTAAAAAGGTtctggcagcaattgaaaaa GGAGAAGAAGTGGGTCACAGTGGGAGACACCTCCCTGCGTATTTTCAAGTGGGTACCTGTAACAGATACCAAACAG ATTTACCGCAGCAAATCAACAGGTGGAGAGGTTCAAGGCCTGAAAGATGTTGTCTTAGAGAACACCAGCTCTGCCTTACTAGATTTTCAAG ATGAGAACAGCAACCAGAGCTTCATGTCTGATGTGTACCAGCCTAAAGTGGACGGCAGCAGCTCCTCCAGTTCACAGCATGCCAGCGATGCAGTCAGTCCTGTTTCCCACACTTTCACCATCCGTTCAGAGGACCCTCAGCCTCCAATGCTGGGTCAGGAGAGAGTGGATG AGCCACTGCAGCCCCAACAGGAAGGTGCAGATGAGCCTCCCACATTGATCAAGGAGGACCTGCTCTTGCCGTGCAGTGTTCGAGTGAGGGCTCCAAGCACAGAG GAGGAAGTGGAAGGACCAGGAGGAGCCCCCCCGTTGAAAAAGATTTGCAGAGAGCAAAATGCCATTCTCAGATAG